Below is a window of Vibrio gazogenes DNA.
TGGTGCTGGTAGAGATCTTCCGGCAGCACATTGTGTTTACGAGCCAGCGACATGACTTTGGAATAACGGTCTTCAATATGTGCCATTTGTGCCGGATCTACTTCTATCCGATCCAGATAGTCGCGCAGTTCACTGTTTGCTTCTTCCAACTGAATCAACGCTTCTGCAAGCATGGCAGGCAACATTGCCATTTTTTCATCCAGCTCGGCTAACTGAACCAGAACCTGATTGGTTGACTGAAGTAAACCGATAGCATTGACTTCATCGCCTTCGTTTAATAGTTGGATTGCATTTTGGCTGAGGGTGAGTAAGTCACCACTATTGGTCAGGCGTTTGTATTCCTGTTCCAGTTCGGGGAACTCATCTTCACTGATCGATAATTCGTTCAGTTCTTTAATTTGATATTCGAGTAATTGGAGCTGTGCCTGATTCTGTTGGCTGTTTTCACGGATTTGTTTCAATTCATGACTGGCCTGACGCCAATTTTGGTAAGCCACCCGTGTCTTTTTCAACAAATCGGCATGACCGGCATATTGGTCTAACATGGTAAGTTGGTGCTCACTTTTCATCAGTTGCTGATGGGCGTGCTGACCATGAATATTGATCAGTAATTGGCCGAGTGATTTTAGCTGTGAGATCGGTACCGGATTCCCATTGATAAATGCGCGTGAACGGCCTTCTTTGGTAATCACCCGGCGAAGAATACAGTCGCTGCCGTCGAGCAGCTCATTATCTTCGAGCCAACGGGTGGCGTGCAGATTGTGATCGAGAACAAATGCAGCACAGACTTCGGTTTTTTCTTCACCTTGACGTACCATACTGGCTTCCGCCCTGCCACCGAGACACAAACTGAGCGCATCAATCGCAATGGATTTACCTGCACCGGTCTCGCCGGTAATGGTGGTCATTCCTTGAGAAAGTTCTAACTGTAATGATTTTACGATTGCAAAATTATTGACACTTAAATGAGCCAGCATGTTCACACCTGTACGTTTTACCAATGCTGTATAAAGAAACAGTATATACTGTTTCTTTATACAGTAAAGATGTTTGGTGATTTTATTTTCACCAATATATCAGGCAGGACGAAACGGCTGAATTGATGCATCTTCAGCCTTGCAAATGACAATTAATGTGAGCTTTCAGAGCTCTAGAACAACTTACTTGACCAACCCAGTTTGTTTCTCAGGACATGGTAGTAGCTGTAATCTTTCGGGTGAATCAAATGTAATTTATTCGGGCTGCGGTAGATCAGCACTTCATCTCCGGGAGAGACCGGGAGCGAAATTTGTCCGTCACAACTGATTTCCTGTGTGCCTCGGTTATTCGGTGAGACAGACAGTTTGATCCGACAATCACCATCAACGACCAAAGGGCGGGATGACAGAGTGTGTGGAAACATCGGTACAAGTGAGATGGCGTTTAAACTCGGTGACAGAATTGGGCCGCCCCCCGACAGTGAATAAGCGGTTGAACCGGTTGGTGTTGAAACAATCAGGCCATCCGAGCGCTGGGAAAAAGCGAAAATGTCATTAATGTACACCTCGAACTCAATCATATGGGCGATTTTTCCCGGATGGAGAACGGCTTCGTTTAAGGCCGCATTATGACTTTTAATCTGCCCGTTGCGGTGAATTTCGGTTTCCAGCAGAAAGCGTTCTTCTTCAATGTATTCGCCTGCGAGCACTTTTTGTAAAGCCGCTTGAAAATCTTCGGGATTTAAGTCGGTGAGAAATCCTAGACTCCCGCGGTTGACCCCAATCACCCGAATTTCAAAACGGGATAATACTCTGGCTGCGCCGAGCATGTTACCGTCACCACCGACAGCAATAGCCAGATCGGCTTTTTTACCGAGTTCAAGTAAAGGAGAAAAACATTCGGGCGGAAGATCCGTAAGAATACTGCTCAGTCGATCATCGATAAACACAGAATATCCTTGCTCTGACAACCACTGGTATAACTCACGATGGGTTTGTATCGCAGACTGGTCCCGTGGTTTACCAATGATGGCAATCACGGCAAAAGATTTTTTCATAATGTTTCCAATCGAATTAGGCTTGAATCAGGAATCTTCATCCCCATAATAAAGGCAAGTTATGCTTTTATGCGAATGTTTAGTGTGTTGAATGTTGATCATCAATACAAAAGATCATGGAACTCTGGAGATATCATGAGCAACGAAGAGAATAAAGTCAAAGAAGAAGAGCTGCAGCAAGAATCGGTAGCACAAGAAGAGACTGAGGCTGAAGTCGTCGGTAGTGAGGCTGATATCGACTGGAATGAAAGCGATGCACCAGAGGATGAGCAAGACGCAAAAATTGCCCAA
It encodes the following:
- the recN gene encoding DNA repair protein RecN; translated protein: MLAHLSVNNFAIVKSLQLELSQGMTTITGETGAGKSIAIDALSLCLGGRAEASMVRQGEEKTEVCAAFVLDHNLHATRWLEDNELLDGSDCILRRVITKEGRSRAFINGNPVPISQLKSLGQLLINIHGQHAHQQLMKSEHQLTMLDQYAGHADLLKKTRVAYQNWRQASHELKQIRENSQQNQAQLQLLEYQIKELNELSISEDEFPELEQEYKRLTNSGDLLTLSQNAIQLLNEGDEVNAIGLLQSTNQVLVQLAELDEKMAMLPAMLAEALIQLEEANSELRDYLDRIEVDPAQMAHIEDRYSKVMSLARKHNVLPEDLYQHHQNLRQQISELDYSDEKLEQLENIVAEAYQSFVHRAEKLHQSRMRYAKELNKLISQSMHELSMEKAKFQMDIHYDDNHPSPLGFDSVSFMVSTNPGQPLQPMTKVASGGELSRISLAIQVITAQKVETPSLIFDEVDVGISGPTAAVVGKMLRQLGESTQVLCVTHLPQVAGCGHQQLFVAKQTKGGKTQTQMLKLDNQQRIKELARLLGGSQITETTLANAKELLLVAA
- the nadK gene encoding NAD(+) kinase — protein: MKKSFAVIAIIGKPRDQSAIQTHRELYQWLSEQGYSVFIDDRLSSILTDLPPECFSPLLELGKKADLAIAVGGDGNMLGAARVLSRFEIRVIGVNRGSLGFLTDLNPEDFQAALQKVLAGEYIEEERFLLETEIHRNGQIKSHNAALNEAVLHPGKIAHMIEFEVYINDIFAFSQRSDGLIVSTPTGSTAYSLSGGGPILSPSLNAISLVPMFPHTLSSRPLVVDGDCRIKLSVSPNNRGTQEISCDGQISLPVSPGDEVLIYRSPNKLHLIHPKDYSYYHVLRNKLGWSSKLF